One Streptomyces sp. NBC_00554 DNA segment encodes these proteins:
- a CDS encoding acyl-CoA dehydrogenase family protein — translation MTTNMAEDTTGDPGLLPTGAWELPEEFRMLRDTVRRFMESDVRPLEDKLEHDAEGAPSELLKPLQEKARSLGLWALQTPAEYGGAGLSVLGQVVVGEEAAKCRMGAFFPAAGAFGGNPPSVLFRATQEQFERYARPIVEGSSGRAFTAISEASGGSDPARAIQCRAERDGDHYVLNGTKLWTSHAGTADWGIVYARTGEPGRRDGISCFIVETSTPGLARTPIRVMASYSPYELHFADARIPAANRIGAEGEGFALAGDFLVRGRIAYAAGPIGIAQAALDSAVEWVKERQVFGSRLADKQAIQWMLADSEIEIRAARLLMYQAAWNADLGKDVKVDASVCKVFATETAFRVVDRCVQMFGALGLSQELPLERWFRDLRVKRLGEGASEVQRMVVARHLLGRARPASAG, via the coding sequence GTGGGAGCTGCCGGAGGAGTTCCGCATGCTGCGGGACACCGTGCGACGGTTCATGGAGTCCGACGTACGTCCACTGGAGGACAAACTCGAACACGACGCCGAGGGCGCGCCCTCCGAACTGCTGAAGCCCCTCCAGGAGAAGGCGCGGTCGCTGGGCCTGTGGGCCCTGCAGACGCCGGCGGAGTACGGGGGCGCGGGGCTGAGTGTGCTCGGCCAGGTAGTGGTCGGGGAGGAGGCGGCCAAGTGCCGGATGGGCGCGTTCTTCCCGGCCGCCGGGGCCTTCGGCGGCAACCCGCCGAGTGTGTTGTTCCGGGCCACCCAGGAGCAGTTCGAGCGCTACGCCCGGCCCATCGTCGAGGGGTCCTCGGGTCGCGCGTTCACGGCCATCAGCGAGGCATCCGGCGGCTCCGACCCGGCCCGCGCCATCCAGTGCCGCGCGGAACGCGACGGGGACCACTACGTCCTCAACGGTACGAAGCTGTGGACCAGCCATGCCGGGACGGCCGACTGGGGCATCGTCTACGCCAGGACCGGTGAACCCGGCCGCCGCGACGGCATCAGCTGCTTCATCGTGGAGACCTCGACACCCGGCCTGGCCCGGACGCCCATCAGGGTCATGGCCTCCTACTCGCCCTACGAGCTGCACTTCGCGGACGCCCGTATCCCGGCCGCCAACCGCATCGGCGCGGAGGGCGAGGGCTTCGCACTGGCCGGCGACTTCCTGGTGCGCGGTCGCATCGCGTACGCGGCGGGGCCGATCGGGATCGCGCAGGCGGCGCTCGACTCGGCGGTGGAGTGGGTGAAGGAGCGTCAGGTATTCGGCTCACGTCTCGCCGACAAACAGGCGATCCAGTGGATGCTGGCGGACAGCGAAATCGAGATCCGCGCGGCCCGCCTGCTGATGTACCAGGCGGCCTGGAACGCCGACCTGGGCAAGGACGTGAAAGTCGATGCCTCCGTGTGCAAGGTGTTCGCGACGGAGACGGCGTTCCGCGTCGTCGACCGGTGCGTGCAGATGTTCGGCGCGCTCGGTCTGTCCCAGGAGCTGCCGCTGGAGCGGTGGTTCCGCGATCTGCGGGTCAAGCGGCTGGGCGAGGGCGCGTCAGAGGTCCAGCGCATGGTCGTGGCCCGCCATCTGCTGGGCCGGGCGCGACCGGCTTCCGCCGGATGA
- a CDS encoding LLM class F420-dependent oxidoreductase: MRFNLMFPMRAVKHYDRWIQGSDLGEVARIVEEAGFDGLSMSEHPYPDDAWLGNGGHHAFDPFVSLTFMAAHTSRVKLITYVMVPGYRHPYLSAKAISSLDTVSQGRLIVGMAAGYLRSEFEVLDADFTRRGALLNAAIPAMRAAWAGTDHDDPAFPTRGHTMLPAPVQKGGPPIWIGGNSAAARRRAVTLGDGWLPMAQSAETAAITRTPALESIDELRTLVSAAQTERSTAGLAPLDVAFAPFESHLLRSGDVDEFATAVGDRLAAYAAAGVTWITIEPTSRSLDDFRHDIGRLGELLVRAGS, translated from the coding sequence ATGCGATTCAACCTGATGTTCCCCATGCGCGCCGTCAAGCACTACGACCGCTGGATCCAGGGCTCGGACCTGGGTGAAGTGGCCCGCATCGTCGAAGAGGCCGGCTTCGACGGTCTTTCGATGAGCGAGCACCCCTATCCGGACGACGCCTGGCTGGGCAACGGGGGCCACCACGCCTTCGACCCGTTCGTGTCACTGACGTTCATGGCCGCGCACACCAGCCGCGTCAAGCTGATCACGTACGTCATGGTGCCCGGATACCGCCACCCGTATCTCTCCGCGAAGGCGATATCGAGCCTCGACACCGTCTCTCAGGGCCGGCTGATCGTGGGCATGGCCGCCGGGTACCTGCGCTCCGAATTCGAGGTCCTGGACGCCGACTTCACCCGGCGGGGGGCGCTGCTGAACGCCGCCATCCCGGCGATGCGGGCGGCCTGGGCGGGCACGGACCACGACGATCCCGCATTCCCCACGCGCGGCCACACGATGCTGCCGGCACCGGTCCAGAAGGGCGGCCCGCCGATCTGGATCGGCGGGAACAGCGCGGCGGCCCGCAGGCGCGCCGTCACTCTCGGGGACGGCTGGCTGCCGATGGCCCAGTCGGCCGAGACGGCCGCGATCACCAGGACACCGGCTCTGGAGAGCATCGACGAGCTGCGCACCCTCGTCTCCGCGGCGCAGACCGAGCGGTCGACGGCCGGACTCGCCCCGCTGGACGTGGCGTTCGCGCCCTTCGAGAGCCATCTGCTGCGCTCGGGCGACGTCGACGAGTTCGCCACGGCCGTCGGCGACCGGCTGGCCGCGTACGCGGCCGCGGGCGTCACCTGGATCACCATCGAACCGACGAGCAGGAGCCTGGACGACTTCCGTCACGACATCGGCAGGCTCGGCGAACTGCTGGTGCGAGCGGGCAGCTGA
- a CDS encoding flavin reductase family protein, which translates to MSLDLESANRTLGGLRPYPVAVTTFADGRAGGLMSLSAGAAAIVPEAPRVTISLTKYNLTHDMVLSSGVFAMHLLANDPEIIDASLAILMGLGGSSGRDGDKIAPFATKPGVTGAPILLDALSYVEGRVVHTLDVEESTIFVADVVGAETLREGHRLNVGEAWSQLPPAWIEQYETNHVPQVDSARRNRGLLA; encoded by the coding sequence ATGAGTCTGGATCTTGAATCGGCCAACCGCACCCTGGGTGGTCTGCGCCCCTACCCGGTCGCGGTGACCACGTTCGCGGACGGCCGTGCGGGCGGTCTGATGTCGCTGTCGGCGGGTGCGGCCGCCATCGTCCCGGAGGCGCCCCGGGTGACGATCAGCCTGACGAAGTACAACCTGACCCACGACATGGTGCTGAGCTCCGGCGTCTTCGCGATGCATCTGCTGGCCAACGACCCGGAGATCATTGATGCCTCGCTCGCCATCCTCATGGGGCTCGGCGGCAGTTCGGGGCGGGACGGGGACAAGATCGCGCCGTTCGCCACCAAACCGGGGGTCACCGGCGCGCCGATCCTGCTCGATGCCCTGAGCTATGTGGAGGGCCGCGTGGTGCACACGCTGGACGTGGAGGAGAGCACCATCTTCGTGGCCGACGTCGTCGGAGCCGAGACCCTCCGTGAGGGGCATCGGCTGAACGTGGGCGAGGCCTGGTCCCAACTTCCCCCGGCGTGGATCGAGCAGTACGAGACGAACCATGTGCCGCAGGTGGACAGTGCGCGGCGCAATCGCGGTCTGCTCGCCTGA
- a CDS encoding class I adenylate-forming enzyme family protein, translating into MTTSGPERNRDAYEAGLLRPTSLTELIRRRADLTGGRTFLLDEHDTRLSFADFRDRTDRVAAALGAHGIGPGSRVAWQLPTRTSTVLVMAALSRLGAVQAPVIAQYRLREVGAAVEGSGAEWLLVPGTWHGTDYEEMARGVPSAPRVLTVGPLAPELDDVSTLPPAPTEGDQIRWIFFTSGSSGLPKGALHTDGSLLTAAYAHAVRTRTGESADEVCCVPFPVAHVGGPLQLASALSSGSACVLLEAFTPTEGLEVLRRHRATLVGGGPVFYQALLTEQRKRPATPVLPTLRTVTGGGAPCPPHLFDEVRDELGARLLHCYGMTESPMVCVAALHDGDEQLRETEGRPAPGLELRVMDGEESVPVGVDGEIQIRGATVCLGYTDSRQTAESFTKEGWFRTGDRGHLRPDGHVELTGRVKDLIIRKGEKIAPQELEQLLSDHPSVDQAAVIGLPDAQRGERVCAVLVLRAGAPAPLLADIADHFRKAGLMEQKIPEQLEIVSELPVRGLGKVDKSALRDMLTADVDKATSMTT; encoded by the coding sequence TTGACGACGAGTGGTCCGGAACGGAACAGAGACGCTTACGAGGCGGGGCTGCTGCGTCCCACCTCGCTCACCGAACTCATACGCCGCCGGGCGGACCTCACGGGCGGCAGGACATTCCTTCTCGACGAGCACGACACCCGGCTCTCGTTCGCCGACTTCCGCGACCGGACCGATCGGGTCGCGGCAGCCCTCGGGGCACACGGCATAGGTCCCGGCAGCCGAGTGGCCTGGCAGCTCCCCACCCGCACGAGCACCGTGCTGGTGATGGCCGCCCTGTCACGGCTGGGAGCCGTCCAGGCCCCGGTGATCGCCCAATACCGTCTGCGCGAGGTCGGCGCGGCGGTCGAGGGGAGCGGAGCGGAGTGGCTCCTGGTGCCCGGCACCTGGCACGGCACGGACTACGAGGAGATGGCTCGCGGCGTCCCGTCCGCGCCGCGTGTCCTCACGGTCGGGCCACTCGCCCCCGAACTCGACGATGTGTCCACCCTGCCACCCGCCCCGACGGAGGGTGACCAGATCCGGTGGATCTTCTTCACCTCCGGATCCAGCGGGCTGCCGAAGGGGGCCCTGCACACGGACGGTTCGCTGCTGACCGCCGCGTACGCGCACGCCGTCCGCACCCGGACCGGCGAGTCGGCCGACGAGGTCTGCTGCGTACCCTTTCCGGTCGCGCACGTGGGCGGACCGCTCCAGCTGGCCTCCGCGTTGTCGAGCGGCAGCGCGTGTGTCCTCCTGGAGGCGTTCACCCCCACGGAAGGGCTTGAGGTGCTGCGACGGCACCGGGCCACGCTGGTCGGGGGCGGACCGGTCTTCTACCAGGCACTGCTCACCGAGCAGCGCAAACGGCCAGCGACCCCGGTTCTTCCCACCCTGAGGACGGTCACCGGAGGCGGCGCTCCCTGTCCTCCGCACCTCTTCGACGAGGTCCGCGACGAGCTGGGGGCCCGGCTCCTGCACTGCTACGGGATGACGGAGTCCCCCATGGTCTGCGTGGCGGCGCTCCACGACGGGGACGAGCAGCTGCGGGAGACCGAGGGCAGGCCCGCCCCGGGCCTCGAACTCAGGGTCATGGACGGCGAGGAGAGCGTTCCGGTGGGCGTCGACGGTGAGATCCAGATCCGGGGCGCGACGGTCTGCCTCGGATACACCGACAGCCGGCAGACGGCCGAGTCGTTCACGAAGGAAGGCTGGTTCAGGACCGGGGACCGCGGCCACCTCCGGCCGGACGGCCACGTCGAACTCACCGGACGGGTCAAGGATCTGATCATCCGCAAGGGCGAGAAGATCGCGCCCCAGGAGCTCGAACAGCTCCTGTCGGATCATCCGTCGGTCGACCAGGCGGCCGTCATCGGGCTGCCCGACGCCCAGCGGGGCGAGCGAGTCTGTGCGGTGCTCGTCCTGCGCGCGGGTGCCCCCGCGCCCTTGCTCGCCGATATCGCGGACCACTTCCGCAAGGCCGGTCTGATGGAGCAGAAGATCCCCGAACAGCTGGAGATAGTGAGCGAGTTGCCCGTACGGGGGCTGGGCAAGGTGGACAAGTCGGCCCTGCGGGACATGCTCACCGCGGACGTCGACAAGGCCACGTCGATGACCACCTGA
- a CDS encoding NADPH:quinone oxidoreductase family protein, with translation MRAVVCRRYGPPQGLLIEELPVPRPGAGELLVDVHTAAVNFPDVLLVANAYQVPAPLPFVPGSELAGQILAVGEEVSEFAPGDRVFGTVPTGAFAERVIVPAGQLTRIPEGVGFAEAAAFGVTYRTAHHALRSVAEVRPGDWVAVLGAAGGVGLAALDLARQLGARVVAAASGPEKLALCRARGATHVIDYTTEDLRLRLRELTDGGAHVVIDPVGGPASEQALRSTRRGGTFVTLGFASGTIPAIPLNLVLLKGVTVKGMELRTFGEQFRELERRDRDELLGLLAAGAVRPHIGARFPLEESAAALALVADRRALGKVVIDVGL, from the coding sequence ATGCGCGCCGTGGTGTGCCGCAGATACGGGCCTCCTCAAGGACTGCTGATCGAGGAACTGCCCGTGCCGAGGCCGGGCGCCGGGGAGCTGCTGGTGGATGTGCACACCGCCGCCGTCAACTTCCCCGACGTACTTCTCGTCGCGAACGCCTACCAGGTGCCGGCGCCCCTGCCCTTCGTTCCGGGCAGTGAACTCGCCGGCCAGATACTCGCGGTGGGGGAGGAAGTGTCCGAATTCGCCCCTGGGGACCGGGTGTTCGGCACCGTGCCGACGGGAGCCTTCGCCGAACGTGTGATCGTTCCGGCCGGTCAACTGACACGGATTCCGGAAGGTGTGGGCTTCGCCGAAGCCGCCGCGTTCGGAGTGACGTACCGCACCGCCCACCACGCCCTGCGTTCCGTCGCCGAGGTCCGTCCAGGGGACTGGGTGGCGGTGCTCGGCGCGGCGGGCGGCGTCGGGCTCGCGGCACTCGACCTGGCCCGGCAGTTGGGCGCGCGGGTGGTGGCCGCGGCGTCCGGACCCGAGAAGCTCGCCCTGTGCCGCGCGCGAGGGGCGACGCACGTCATCGACTACACGACCGAGGACCTGCGCCTGCGGCTGCGCGAACTGACGGACGGCGGCGCGCACGTGGTGATCGACCCGGTCGGCGGGCCGGCGTCCGAACAGGCGCTGCGCAGTACGCGGCGCGGCGGCACCTTCGTCACGCTGGGGTTCGCCTCCGGAACCATCCCCGCGATTCCGCTGAATCTGGTGCTCCTCAAGGGAGTCACTGTGAAGGGGATGGAACTGCGCACCTTCGGCGAGCAGTTCCGCGAGCTGGAGCGGCGGGACCGCGACGAACTCCTGGGGCTGCTGGCGGCGGGCGCCGTCCGACCCCATATCGGCGCACGGTTCCCGCTGGAAGAGAGCGCCGCGGCCCTCGCGCTTGTCGCGGACCGGCGGGCACTGGGCAAGGTGGTCATCGACGTGGGCCTGTGA
- a CDS encoding TetR/AcrR family transcriptional regulator: MKSRADAAVERALDARQREAAEDVERILAAAVAVMERAAPAEPRVSDIVVEAGISNKAFYRYFGGKDDLVLAVMERGIGIVRSYLEHQMAKEEDPAGKVARWIRGSLAQLSDARLARVSRAVSAELIASADLRVAEEEITRPLRDLLLDPVAELGSADPRRDADAVFAAVFGTMRRLQALDVRPGHDDAEHLVGFCLNALGPGVGRRSDR, encoded by the coding sequence GTGAAATCCCGTGCGGATGCGGCCGTGGAGCGTGCCCTGGACGCGCGCCAGCGCGAGGCCGCCGAGGATGTCGAGCGGATTCTGGCGGCCGCGGTCGCGGTGATGGAGCGGGCGGCCCCCGCGGAGCCGCGGGTCAGTGACATCGTGGTCGAGGCCGGAATCTCGAACAAGGCGTTCTATCGCTACTTCGGCGGGAAGGACGACCTCGTCCTGGCCGTCATGGAGCGCGGCATCGGGATCGTACGGTCCTATCTGGAACACCAGATGGCGAAGGAAGAGGATCCGGCGGGCAAGGTGGCCAGGTGGATCCGGGGCTCGCTGGCGCAGTTGAGCGATGCGCGGCTGGCCAGGGTGAGCCGGGCCGTCTCGGCGGAGCTCATCGCCTCGGCCGACCTCCGGGTGGCCGAGGAGGAGATCACACGTCCGCTGCGGGACCTTCTCCTCGACCCGGTCGCGGAGTTGGGGAGCGCCGACCCGCGGCGGGACGCCGATGCCGTCTTCGCCGCGGTCTTCGGGACGATGCGCCGCCTCCAGGCGCTGGACGTCCGGCCGGGGCATGACGATGCCGAGCATCTCGTCGGGTTCTGTCTCAACGCCCTGGGCCCGGGTGTCGGACGGCGGTCCGACCGGTGA
- a CDS encoding 2,3-butanediol dehydrogenase, which translates to MRALRLHGPRDVRLDDVPEPPLRPGTVKIRVEWAGICGSDLHQYIHPAFPPDYVHPVLGEQGPFVLGHEFSGRVTEVADDVDGIEVGALVAVEPLVSDGTCPACLRGEYNLCDNFGFIGLMGGGGGMSEYVVVPAGNAHVMPDGSSAETAALVEPLTVAWHAVRRSGLADGGTALVVGGGPIGLGLLLAAKAHGARFVAVSEVSEARKQLARDLGADLVLDPTREDVVARIRDEVPGGVDASYEASGAGKPAVDALIGSLRKGGHAVTVAAGRPTEFDPNQLMLTEINYTGSFGYNGPDFPAVIAAIHDGRINPDGLISDRITLEDAPEKGYAELADNAGGHVKILVHP; encoded by the coding sequence ATGCGCGCACTCCGCCTCCACGGCCCCAGGGACGTACGGCTCGACGACGTTCCTGAGCCGCCGCTCCGCCCCGGCACTGTGAAGATCAGGGTCGAGTGGGCCGGTATCTGCGGCTCGGACCTGCATCAGTACATCCACCCCGCGTTCCCCCCGGACTACGTCCACCCCGTGCTCGGCGAGCAGGGTCCCTTCGTCCTCGGACACGAGTTCTCCGGCCGTGTGACGGAGGTCGCGGACGACGTCGACGGCATCGAGGTCGGAGCGCTGGTGGCGGTGGAGCCCCTGGTCTCCGACGGCACCTGCCCGGCCTGTCTGCGGGGCGAGTACAACCTCTGCGACAACTTCGGCTTCATCGGCCTCATGGGCGGTGGCGGCGGCATGTCCGAGTACGTCGTCGTGCCCGCCGGCAACGCCCATGTGATGCCCGACGGCAGCTCCGCGGAGACCGCCGCGCTGGTCGAGCCGCTGACCGTCGCCTGGCACGCCGTACGCCGCAGCGGCCTCGCCGACGGCGGCACGGCACTCGTCGTCGGCGGTGGCCCCATCGGCCTCGGCCTGCTGCTGGCGGCGAAGGCCCACGGGGCACGCTTCGTCGCCGTCAGTGAGGTGAGCGAGGCCCGCAAGCAGCTCGCCCGTGACCTCGGCGCCGACCTGGTGCTGGACCCCACCCGGGAGGACGTCGTCGCCCGAATCCGCGACGAGGTCCCCGGTGGCGTGGACGCTTCCTACGAGGCTTCCGGCGCCGGAAAGCCCGCGGTCGACGCGCTGATCGGTTCCCTGCGCAAGGGCGGCCACGCCGTCACCGTCGCGGCCGGGCGCCCGACCGAGTTCGACCCGAACCAGCTGATGCTCACCGAGATCAACTACACCGGAAGCTTCGGCTACAACGGGCCCGACTTCCCCGCCGTCATCGCCGCGATCCACGACGGACGCATCAACCCCGACGGGCTCATCTCCGATCGCATCACTCTGGAGGACGCTCCGGAGAAGGGCTACGCAGAGCTGGCCGACAACGCCGGCGGACACGTCAAGATCCTGGTTCACCCGTAG
- a CDS encoding family 1 glycosylhydrolase, translating to MSGSEVPHLMRDLDWGMATAQTLAEYPAADGLGLNLSPQAQHWADDVTHVVGATAVSLRTVLGWSRLQPEPGRWDRAALDRCDRALDAVLEAELRPDLTLMHLDLPDWLESRGGWLARETALRFGEYAAEVGRRFGDRVDRWVTTPSVGGILADRVAGMRPPGRGASGAAGLAAVHHALLAHGLAVQALRDAGVLGRIGGSLPLIGAYPATDDPFDRLALERFESWAMGLLFEPMLLGRHMVPDEPGPSVEATGCVRPGDMEIIAVPQDFLNLLWHAPCRIAAPENLPLVLPALGCFEPLNEVNGLLARLGFTIIPFDEVATTSLGLPILPEALADAVQVVHDLYRDALPPLHITDSGKGDRGDVLGPATEAPARRRRLLESRLFWLASVVADGVDVQGYEYWSVMDNVGWLLDYALAYGRAVPETDPGSGPSLPCAWVSAGTFRANAADAPEPVARASALGNGARVLALHRR from the coding sequence ATGAGCGGCTCCGAAGTTCCTCACCTGATGCGCGACCTGGACTGGGGGATGGCCACGGCGCAGACCCTGGCCGAGTATCCCGCCGCGGACGGCCTCGGTCTCAACCTCTCACCGCAGGCCCAGCATTGGGCTGATGATGTGACGCACGTCGTCGGCGCCACAGCGGTCTCCCTGCGCACGGTCCTCGGATGGTCCCGGCTGCAGCCGGAGCCGGGTCGCTGGGACCGAGCCGCGCTGGATCGCTGCGACCGCGCGCTCGATGCCGTACTGGAGGCCGAACTGCGGCCGGATCTGACACTGATGCACCTGGATCTCCCCGACTGGCTGGAGAGCCGGGGCGGTTGGCTCGCGCGGGAGACGGCGCTCAGATTCGGCGAGTACGCGGCCGAGGTCGGGCGCCGGTTCGGCGACCGGGTGGACCGCTGGGTCACCACGCCGTCCGTGGGCGGAATCCTCGCCGACCGCGTCGCCGGCATGCGGCCACCCGGCCGGGGCGCGAGCGGTGCCGCAGGGCTGGCCGCCGTACATCACGCGCTGCTCGCCCACGGCCTCGCCGTCCAGGCCCTCCGGGATGCGGGGGTGCTGGGCAGGATCGGCGGCTCACTTCCGCTCATCGGCGCCTATCCCGCGACCGACGACCCCTTCGACCGCCTCGCGCTGGAGCGTTTTGAGTCCTGGGCCATGGGACTCCTCTTTGAGCCGATGCTGTTGGGGCGGCACATGGTGCCGGACGAGCCGGGCCCGTCGGTCGAGGCGACCGGCTGCGTACGACCCGGCGACATGGAGATCATCGCCGTACCCCAGGATTTCCTCAACCTGCTGTGGCACGCACCCTGCCGGATAGCGGCACCCGAGAACCTCCCCCTGGTGCTGCCGGCCCTCGGATGTTTCGAGCCTCTCAACGAGGTCAACGGCCTGCTCGCCAGGCTGGGTTTCACGATCATCCCCTTCGACGAGGTGGCCACGACCTCCCTGGGCCTGCCGATACTTCCCGAAGCTCTCGCCGACGCGGTACAGGTCGTGCACGACCTGTACCGCGACGCCCTCCCCCCGCTGCACATCACGGACAGCGGCAAGGGGGACCGCGGTGACGTACTGGGGCCGGCCACCGAAGCGCCGGCCAGGCGCCGGCGTCTCCTGGAGTCGAGGCTGTTCTGGCTCGCCAGCGTCGTGGCGGACGGTGTCGACGTACAGGGGTACGAGTACTGGTCCGTCATGGACAACGTCGGCTGGTTGCTGGACTACGCCCTGGCGTACGGCCGGGCCGTACCCGAGACGGACCCGGGGTCGGGACCCTCTCTGCCGTGCGCGTGGGTGTCGGCCGGTACCTTCCGGGCGAACGCGGCCGACGCTCCGGAACCGGTCGCAAGGGCTTCGGCGTTGGGGAACGGGGCACGGGTCCTCGCCCTCCACCGACGCTGA
- a CDS encoding GntR family transcriptional regulator, protein MSEAARSAAAPARTPTPATKRLLVGSQVRIPKTAEIIAGSLRRQIIRGELSPDDALPPESSLMEQFGVSRPTLREAYRVLESEGLITIRRGAHGGARVSAPDPDVAARYAGLILEYQDTTLADVYRAATVIEPACARIVATKHTAADLAKLRRALAAEQATLDDTAALLDAQEKFHALLVELSRNNTLVLLSTILRRIIREANASEVAADPDSPARRSQARKGHRTHVKLLALIEAGQADEAEKLWARHLTAADDAVNAKGTKTVLDLLG, encoded by the coding sequence ATGAGTGAGGCAGCCCGGTCAGCCGCGGCACCGGCGCGTACCCCCACCCCGGCCACCAAGCGGCTGTTGGTCGGAAGCCAGGTCCGAATTCCCAAGACCGCCGAGATCATCGCCGGCTCCCTGCGCCGCCAGATCATCCGCGGCGAGCTCTCCCCCGATGACGCATTGCCGCCCGAGTCCTCCCTCATGGAGCAGTTCGGCGTCTCCCGCCCCACGCTGCGCGAGGCCTACCGCGTCCTGGAGTCCGAAGGCCTCATCACCATCCGCCGCGGCGCCCACGGCGGCGCCCGCGTCAGCGCGCCCGACCCGGATGTGGCCGCACGGTACGCCGGCCTCATCCTCGAGTACCAGGACACCACGCTCGCCGACGTCTATCGCGCCGCCACGGTCATCGAGCCCGCCTGCGCCCGTATCGTCGCCACCAAGCACACCGCCGCCGACCTGGCCAAACTCCGCAGGGCTCTCGCCGCCGAGCAGGCCACCCTCGACGACACCGCGGCTCTGCTCGACGCTCAGGAGAAGTTCCACGCGCTCCTTGTCGAGCTCTCCCGCAACAACACCCTCGTCCTGCTCAGCACGATCCTGCGCCGCATCATCCGGGAGGCCAACGCCTCGGAGGTCGCCGCCGATCCCGACTCCCCCGCCCGCCGCTCGCAGGCGCGCAAGGGACACCGGACGCACGTCAAGCTCCTCGCCCTCATCGAAGCCGGCCAGGCGGACGAAGCCGAGAAGCTCTGGGCCCGTCACCTCACGGCCGCCGATGACGCCGTCAACGCGAAGGGCACCAAGACGGTCCTCGACCTTCTCGGGTGA
- a CDS encoding class I adenylate-forming enzyme family protein, with the protein MAAADDPDRVATGPLNAGTTRAELRDAAAGVANLVRAVGAEELVFAGLNGPAFPVLLFGAALAGVPLVPVNYRLSAQALAGLLDRTERPLVVADEDFAGVFAGSGHDVITTADMLHKARTAGPGGGPGASEDDPAVLLFTSGTTAEPKAAVLRHRHLVNYILQTVEFGAADPHDATLVSVPPYHVAGVGSLLSNLYAGRRIVHLSSFTPQSWLRLVREERITSAMVVPTMLARLTEHLDGRSAEVPSLRSLAYGGARMPPTVLEAALRAFPDTGFTNAYGLTETSSTIALLGPHDHRAALSSDDPAVRARLHSAGLMVPGVEARIASFDGTALSPGHSGELWVRGPQVSGEYKGAESPLDEDGWFRTRDLAHFDSDGYLFIEGRADDTIIRGGENIAPAEVEDALLRHDAVREAAVVGLADQEWGERIAAFVVVHEGTEVDGETLRDWVRARLRGSKTPDLIVFRDELPYTPTGKLLRRELVRVAAFERNEA; encoded by the coding sequence ATGGCAGCGGCAGACGACCCCGACCGGGTGGCGACGGGCCCGCTGAACGCGGGAACGACCCGTGCCGAGCTGCGGGATGCCGCGGCCGGTGTCGCGAACCTCGTCCGCGCCGTCGGGGCCGAGGAGTTGGTCTTCGCCGGGCTGAACGGGCCCGCCTTCCCTGTGCTGCTCTTCGGGGCCGCACTGGCCGGTGTGCCGCTGGTACCGGTGAACTACCGGCTCTCCGCACAGGCCCTCGCCGGCCTGCTCGACCGCACCGAGCGCCCCCTGGTGGTCGCGGACGAGGATTTCGCCGGTGTGTTCGCCGGCAGCGGCCACGACGTCATCACGACCGCGGACATGTTGCACAAGGCGCGGACGGCGGGGCCCGGCGGCGGGCCGGGGGCATCCGAGGACGACCCCGCCGTGCTGCTGTTCACCAGCGGAACCACCGCCGAGCCCAAGGCGGCCGTGCTGCGCCACCGCCACCTCGTCAACTACATCCTGCAGACGGTGGAGTTCGGCGCGGCGGACCCGCACGACGCCACCCTGGTCAGCGTTCCGCCGTACCACGTCGCAGGCGTCGGGTCCTTGCTCAGCAACCTCTACGCCGGGCGCCGGATCGTCCATCTGAGCAGCTTCACCCCACAGTCCTGGCTGCGGCTGGTCCGCGAGGAGCGGATCACTTCGGCCATGGTCGTGCCGACCATGCTGGCCCGGCTCACGGAGCATCTGGACGGCAGGTCCGCCGAGGTGCCGAGCCTGCGCTCACTGGCGTACGGCGGGGCTCGGATGCCGCCCACCGTGCTGGAGGCGGCGCTGCGCGCCTTCCCGGACACCGGTTTCACCAACGCCTACGGCCTCACCGAGACCAGCTCGACCATCGCTCTGCTCGGCCCCCACGACCACCGGGCCGCCCTCTCGTCCGACGACCCCGCGGTGCGTGCCCGGCTGCACTCGGCCGGGCTCATGGTCCCGGGCGTGGAGGCTCGGATCGCCTCCTTCGACGGTACCGCCCTGTCCCCCGGGCACAGTGGCGAACTGTGGGTACGGGGACCGCAGGTGTCCGGCGAGTACAAGGGAGCCGAATCACCGCTCGACGAGGACGGCTGGTTCCGCACCCGGGACCTCGCGCACTTCGACAGCGACGGCTACCTCTTCATCGAGGGCCGCGCGGACGACACCATCATCCGCGGCGGCGAGAACATCGCCCCCGCCGAGGTGGAGGACGCCCTGCTGCGGCACGACGCGGTGCGGGAGGCCGCCGTCGTGGGCCTGGCGGACCAGGAATGGGGGGAGCGCATCGCCGCGTTCGTCGTCGTCCACGAAGGGACGGAGGTCGACGGCGAGACGCTGCGCGACTGGGTCCGGGCACGCCTACGCGGTTCCAAGACGCCGGACCTCATCGTCTTCCGGGACGAACTCCCGTACACGCCCACCGGAAAGCTCCTGCGCCGCGAACTGGTCCGGGTGGCGGCATTCGAAAGGAACGAAGCATGA